One genomic segment of Mytilus trossulus isolate FHL-02 chromosome 4, PNRI_Mtr1.1.1.hap1, whole genome shotgun sequence includes these proteins:
- the LOC134716328 gene encoding U6 snRNA-associated Sm-like protein LSm6, with protein MSRKQTPSEFLKQIIGRPVVVKLNSGVDYRGVLACLDGYMNIALEQTEEYVNGQLKNKYGDAFIRGNNVLYISTQKRRI; from the exons atgAGTAGAAAACAGACTCCAAGTGAGTTTTTGAAACAAATCATAGGCAGACCTGTTGTAGTAAAGCTGAACTCAGGAGTAGATTACAGAG GTGTCTTAGCTTGCTTAGATGGATACATGAATATTGCTTTGGAACAAACAGAAGAATATGTGAATGGacagttgaaaaataaatatggagATGCCTTCATTAGGGGAAATAATG TATTATACATCAGTACACAGAAGAGAAGGATATGA